CAGAGTGTACGGTTTTGTGCTGCAGTAGCCTTTTACTGCAAAAAACGACAAGTTACCACAATTAATTTAGCCTAACTGTGGGctggaaaaaataaatttagAAACAGGAATGGaggtagtatatatatatttcaacatTAGGTGGATTACTGGTATAAACTGGTTTGAAACATACTGAAGCTATCAAAAGCACATCAGTCCCCTATGTTTTAAGCAATTTAATATTAAAGGTGTAAATGTAAACAATAATCCTAAATTAATagcaatgtgtgtattttttttctcatgataTAAAATTATACATCATTGCAGAACCAGAACCCAGAGGTTCAGATAAATTTAGCTCTACTGTACCATCCTAAAGTATCCCACAATGTCTATTGCACGTTCCCCTCCAAGGACATCAAGTACTGAGCTCAGCTGGTGGAGGAGAGATGAACGGCACAGACGAGgggaaagacaaaaagagagagaaagagtaagGACAGGGAGAAATGtcgagaaaagaaaaggaacaaAGAAGTTGGCTTGTGCGTTCGTTTCTGTGTCTTCATGAAAACGTCACAGGctgtaacataacataaaaaaaagaaaataaaaaaaaaagaaatcagccGGGAGGAACGGATTCTTAGAGTGAGCTGCAAGTGCTTCTCCAAAAAAATAATGGAACTTCTTTATCTTCCTTGGACAAGGGCTGAAAAAAACTCATCAAAAACAAATGGCACTAAAACTGTGATGGCTGTTCATACATGTCTCAGCATTACTTCAAGGTAAAAGGttcaaaaagtgaaagaaaaaaaaaaaaaaaaataggaaaatgagcaGTCCTTTTTGAACGCCACACAGTGGGACAGACCCCCAAAACAGTTCTGAGGTCCCCAGCACAGAGGTCTCTCTCTTAATAAGCAGTGTTAAGTGTGTAATCACTGTCCCCATACATTCGCACTGCGAGAAGTCCAAAGACGTGAGATGAGTAAGAGAAACAGCATCTGCGATTCCCAAAATTGTCTTTTCCAAGGCCAAAAGTGAATGACAGTGGCCCTGTCCTCAAACCTGCAACAGCTAAATCTTCCAGTATGTGGCCAactgttttattatatttataatgtaaaaaTGAGAACCCAAGGCCACACTGGGAAGTTTTATCTCATCCTTTTCTCCCACAGTAGCTCTGGTTTGACTAAGCAGACATAAAATTAGTCCAAGGTAACGCGAGTAGCCAGGAAAGCATCAGTGTTCATGTAAGTTCAAGTTCGGAGTCAGGAACAAAGGGTTAAATGGCACGCTGCATGCTATAATAACCCTTAGAACAGACTAGTTCTGAAGCATTGTGGTGTACAGTGTGTAAACAACCTGTTATCTGCACTGCTTTTAACTCCCATTAACTTCTGGATTCTTCAAAGGTTACAAAGGGGCGGTAGCGCTGAAAGTGTCAGTGATGATGGTTGAAGTAGACTATAGCTTCATGTTGCTGAAGTCCTTGGACAGACTCTGCAGGTAAGCATCATGAATGGCACTGAGGAACTCTGGGTCATTCTAGACGGGGAGGAAATAAACGAGAGCAGAATGAACAAACTACGTACAACTGTTAATACATCCAAATTATTTTGAAGGTGGGACTTTTAAAATAGCAGATTCACATTGATAGACTCCAAACGTAACAGCAGCATCTCTACTCAGAATCAGGGTCTCCGTTAGGATTCACAACAAACCGTCAAATGTTTTCTTTGGAACCGTTTCTTCAGCAGAAAGGTGTTCCAATAAAAACTGTATATAGTGAGGTCTGTAGATTACCCTGATTAACATGGATACTGTTTCTGGAAAGACAAGTTGCTATTGCAttatttaaatgtcatttttaaattatCTGAGCAccataaattacattacattcacCTTCACCATATTAGGGCAGAGGCAGAAAGACGGAACTCTCTAAAACTTGACTTGGCTGCTTTCGACCAAACATTTCCAGGAATTATGGAACCAGAGGAACTaacaaaactaaactaaaagtcccttttcccttttattattGTTTGAGTTTCCACAGCGTCCATGCATTCAGTTGCTGCACTATCAGTTAGTACTAGCTCTGGAGCAACCGTACAGGAACCAAATTTAATCCCTGGCTCCTCTAATGGCAGCTTTAGTTTCTGTGTTCCTCAAAGGATTCTTGGACCCATGAGAAAGTTCTATGCTCTAAAATTGGAGCAAAATTCCATGTTTACTAGCTCTTTTTGTAATGTGGGTGACTGACCCTCTAACTTTACACTAGtcttttcattttgaaattgtAATGGTAAGGTAATGGACAACAGCTTTAGCTTCTACGTTTTCCCTCTGCAACGTGCCAACAGTAAtgcttttatgtattttatgccCTTTGTGTACCTTAATGAGGTGTATCAGAGTATCCTGCAGCTGTGTTATGCTGCAGGCTGCTTGTGGAGGCTCTAAAGCTCCTACAGAGGACGAGGGCTCGGAGGGGGCAGGAGGGAccactgatgctgctgctgtcgtTTTACTGATGGACTGCTGGAAGACGCTGGGGGAGAGGAGCACAGAATTTGCCGGCCTTGGAACAGCAAGACCTGGACTAATGGGGACAGCCTGAGAATAGAAAAGGAAAGATGGGGAGAGACAAAGGAGAAGAaattatacaaaaaaacaatatgctGGGTTACAATCTAATTTGTTGCGGTATAAAAGTATACGTGACAAACAAAACACTGTTGAGGGTAATATCAACAAACAGATCCACAAAAACAGCTGCTTAGAAAGTCGTTGAACTTACAGACATTGGTTTAATCAGGTTTGGAGGCTGAGAGAAAACATCCATCTCCTTGCCATGCTGAAGAATAGGTTTCCCCATTGGCTCTTGGAAGCTGTGGGGTGGGAACAGCATGCTTGGCAGAAAGTTTGGCGCGAGGATGGGTTTGTGGATGTCCGAATTCACAGATGGCACTGCTGCTTTGAGGGTGTTGAGTATCTCCTGTCCCAAATAGGCCGTAGGAGCTGCTGATGGTGCTGCAGGACCAGGGAGAGCACGAGGCTCTGAGCCAGCTGGAAGCACCATGAGAGGGGAGACTGAGCACTGAGGTTGGGGGTCTGACCTGGGGACCACTGACTGAAAAACAGGGCTGGGGTGTAGCGCATACGGAGCTGGGAGCAGGCCGTGTACTTGGTGCCGCTGACTTGAACCAGGGTCCTGGGATGTGACATGGGGAGGAAAGAGTGGGTGTTGGCGGGCTGGAGAGGGATAAGACTGGTCCCGGAGGTAAGCAGTGGAGGGGTCACTGGAAGCTGTGGTGGTGTTCTGTGTGGGCATGGTGGGTAGAGAGGGGTCCTTAGGGAGGGACGATCCAAAGAGCTCCTCAACTGTGATCTGCTTCACCATTGTATGAGAGCTCTGGTGGGTAAAAAGAACAAATCTGTGAGCTGTGGAACTTAAACGCATACAAAGCAGTactaaaacaatgacaaatccTCAAAGAAATATGAGGATGCAAAACTGGACTCAGAGAACTTAAGATGGGCATTGTTCACCATTTTTTGACATTCAATATATTAAGCAATGAActgattaatttaaaaaatgtaatcatatgGGGAGGGAATAATAAGGGGACCCCATGTGTTTTAAGGGTAAAATGCAGACAATGAATTGTCTAATAACGGCACAAAAATGAAAAGATCTGTTAATGGAAAATGGAACCAACTATCAGGAGCCAACCAAAAGTAAGCAAGATCAGTATCACGTATAAAAATGAACATAAATTGTGTGTCCATAGCCTCGATCCCTAAACTCTCCGCTTTACTAAAATCTGAACTGATCTGAAATCTGGCTAAAGAGCCAGTCCTCAGCTCCTTCTTGACTGAATTTCTAGGTATCAAGAAAACGCATTTTGCATACCATTTTCTGCTCTCATAAAATAGTCTTTGTCAAACTAAATTGTCAGCCCTGATATAAAACCCAGAGATTGGGTGAGTGCATCTGTCTGTTTGCAACATAACCTACATAATCAGCAGCTTTCTGTTGCCAAATGCTCAACCGTATATGGGGTGACAGTGActcctgaaataaaaacaagcaCCATCTCTTTGTCCTCCTCCACAGTCTCCATTTGTAGGAGTTAAATAAAAGTGTATAAATAATGAATACATATCAGACCTTTGCATACATGTTTGTGTAACGTAGGTACCTTTTCTGGTTGTGGTGTGCTGTGGGCATGCTCCGTGGCATTGATGGCCGATTTCACATTAGGCTCTGCGGACACATCTGTGTCACCTGTTAGAGcctgcatcacacacacaaaaatgaaatggtatttttaatttttcaggGCCAGAGGATAAATATATGGACTAAAAGCCAGGGTCAAGCAACTGGACAACGCATACATTTTAACTTCAACCCTGGATGCTTAAACAAATGCCACCAGACCTGAAATAATCCCAGATTTAGTACCCCTGTAATCTCAGATATGCGTATGTGTGATTCATGAGTCTGTATCTGTTGAGTCAGACCTGTGAAGTATTTCAGtcagtgtttaaaaaaggtATGGATGCAATAAAAAAACTACGAATGCTAAATTTGTATTCAGGCCATGGAAAGTCTGTGATCCAAGGTCACATTTTTTGTATGTATAATCTGCACTGTGTGTTGCCTCCTCACTCTCTGGTATTCCTCCTTGGCTTTGCTGAGCAGTTCTAGGATGTCGATGGGCCGTGGTTCTGCGACACCATTGGTCTTTCCAGGCTCTGCCCTCTCCGGCGACTTTCTTTGGGCATGGTCTGCTTCTTGTTTCATAATCCTGGGGGGAGAGTTAACGCGTGAGATTTAGTCTGAACACCTCACTGTTATTTGCTTTGTCAAATGCGGATTTAAATACTCCTTGTGAGGTAGTGATGAAGGTAGAGTTGCTTCCAAAGCTAACACCTAATGGGTGAAAAAACATTGACGTGCTAACAGTGTACTGTCCTATCTGATCCAAACACAAATAGGGTTAGGCCTACATGTCTGGCAACTTACTTGGCCATCAGCTGAGCGATGCGTTGACAGTCCCTCTTGTCATAGAACCAAATACTGTAGATACCCACtgcaagaaaaacaaatactgCATATTACACTGCGTGTAGCGGAGGCAGCATTACATTAGACAAAACTCTTCACacagttttacattttgtttaggATTCAGTTTtgtacaacaataaaaaaaataaaaaataggatCATACCACAATACAATTAGACCAGAAGTCAATATACGATAATATACATTTATTGCCCAGACCTAATGCAAATGGCTGGAACTAAGCATTTATCACTATTATGAATCTCAATGCAGCATATCAACTGGGCAGTGTGCCCAGCTGCTGCATAAAGTagttttaaaaacaataattcTACCAAGTGCAAGAAGCACTGTACAAAAACCATGCATCACTTCAACTATAATGTCTGTACTCATTTGAACCAGTCTGTAGTTTACATGCCCACCGaaattccactattattccgaatatgacagtgtttcctacggtggccgggaagtgcaatgcaacattacaaagaatgaaacacttttacattttggaaaacaaatttacattttggaaaacaaaataacattttagaaaacaaatttacattttggaaaacaaatttacattttggaaaacaaatttacattttggaaaacaaattaacaagatgcaaaacacttttaccagtcccgaaacaaatttacaaatgacagattcttcacgaaagggaatgtaccacataccgaagtgatgaggttttgtatacatgtcgcctttgactacggcagttatggatcgaataaGGCCAAATAGAGCCCATCTTGAAcaggaggcactgccttatatactgtctatgggccggccttaatgcatcagcgcaatgtaggcaaaggtctaacggaaataaaatcactataaatcgccaaaatctcatgcgatgttctagtttttaaac
This genomic interval from Perca fluviatilis chromosome 5, GENO_Pfluv_1.0, whole genome shotgun sequence contains the following:
- the dcp1a gene encoding mRNA-decapping enzyme 1A, which codes for METVNAGQMMSLAALQRQDPYINRLLDVTGQVALYNFNSKANEWEKTEIEGTLFVYARSASPHHGFTIMNRLSTENLVEPINKDLEFQLQDPFLLYRNGNLGIYSIWFYDKRDCQRIAQLMAKIMKQEADHAQRKSPERAEPGKTNGVAEPRPIDILELLSKAKEEYQRALTGDTDVSAEPNVKSAINATEHAHSTPQPEKSSHTMVKQITVEELFGSSLPKDPSLPTMPTQNTTTASSDPSTAYLRDQSYPSPARQHPLFPPHVTSQDPGSSQRHQVHGLLPAPYALHPSPVFQSVVPRSDPQPQCSVSPLMVLPAGSEPRALPGPAAPSAAPTAYLGQEILNTLKAAVPSVNSDIHKPILAPNFLPSMLFPPHSFQEPMGKPILQHGKEMDVFSQPPNLIKPMSAVPISPGLAVPRPANSVLLSPSVFQQSISKTTAAASVVPPAPSEPSSSVGALEPPQAACSITQLQDTLIHLIKNDPEFLSAIHDAYLQSLSKDFSNMKL